The following are encoded together in the Malaya genurostris strain Urasoe2022 chromosome 3, Malgen_1.1, whole genome shotgun sequence genome:
- the LOC131434847 gene encoding uncharacterized protein LOC131434847 codes for MSLAEFWIGSVIGVKVLFSICSMMVPLRTSVVTVAAVWSVVLAGTFAGMSPPVLEAADFMQEIKSECKNATGSDKAYQDLLDVLNQDTPRCFTSHVNISLLQSPADELSKQEQSKMLQQICGQIEKALVCVDPLVAKVKPCITDPDDLAILQKIVDSVPEALKMVCNDSGMMLMNLREPLSRSCAVELAPAIDDCMDEISNKTMEMDLKHYTVTECNEIYKMRDCINKRIRNCGALTYLELFSLFYRNLLSLTPCK; via the exons ATGTCACTCGCAGAATTCTGGATTGGGTCGGTCATCGGAGTGAAAGTCCTATTTTCAATTTGTTCGATGATGGTGCCTCTCAGAACTTCGGTAGTAACGGTCGCCGCTGTTTGGAGTGTGGTTTTGGCAG GAACCTTTGCTGGGATGTCACCACCGGTGCTTGAAGCAGCCGACTTTATGCAGGAAATCAAATCAGAGTGTAAGAATGCCACGGGAAGTGACAAGGCCTACCAGGATCTACTGGACGTCTTGAACCAAGACACGCCCCGATGTTTCACTAGTCACGTGAACATCAGCTTGCTACAGTCTCCGGCTGACGAGTTGAGCAAACAGGAGCAGTCCAAGATGCTGCAACA AATCTGTGGACAAATCGAAAAGGCTTTGGTATGCGTGGACCCTTTGGTGGCAAAAGTTAAACCTTGCATAACCGATCCGGATGATTTGGCGATTCTACAGAAGATCGTTGACAGTGTACCGGAAGCTTTGAAGATGGTTTGCAATGACAGTGGCATGATGCTAATGA ATTTACGGGAACCACTTTCCAGATCATGTGCCGTCGAATTGGCGCCAGCCATCGATGATTGCATGGATGAAATATCGAACAAAACTATGGAAATGGATCTGAAACATTACACAGTTACTGAGTGCAA TGAAATTTACAAAATGCGAGACTGTATCAACAAGCGCATTCGGAACTGTGGAGCTTTGACCTACTTGGAACTGTTCAGCTTGTTCTACCGGAACCTGTTGAGTCTAACGCCGTGTAAATGA